In a single window of the Arcobacter sp. CECT 8986 genome:
- a CDS encoding FAD-dependent oxidoreductase encodes MYDVVVIGSGAAGLTAALEAKEQGFSVLVISKNYPTFSQSCQAQGGINAILDESNDSIDDFVSDTFIASRKISNKKRIRKFCELSKDSILWLNKLGVPFTRDENNNIAQRRFGGTSKKRTCYSSDYTGLKIINTLYDTCVKNDIEFLHEEFLLDIAVENGVANAVITLNINKMKVSKYPTSNIILATGGYSNIFSLNTTNSYLTTADGLAIAYKNKAKLSNLEFVQFHPTVLKETNILISESARGEGGYLLDKNSNRFIDELKTRDEVAREVYKRVVKGEEVFLDLRHLGEEKIDELLPQERTIALNFANTDILNEPLSIGVAAHYTMGGILVDENMQTTIKNLYAIGECAQASIHGANRLGGNSLLEVIGLSREVVKSFNKDKIVCNIDIKKYQKEIDELMHKEIKVDFYKVKEQLSQILFEKASIIKSNSSLNEVLEFINEQKNNLKYMGIEDKSTYYNRNLVDFYEFKNLLLISELYIKSAISRNESRGSHYKLDYEYEDESFEKETIIENQDNDAFIYFEEIK; translated from the coding sequence ATGTATGATGTAGTTGTAATAGGTTCTGGGGCAGCTGGTTTAACAGCTGCACTAGAAGCTAAAGAACAAGGTTTTAGTGTATTAGTTATATCAAAAAACTACCCTACTTTCTCTCAAAGTTGCCAAGCTCAAGGTGGAATTAATGCAATATTAGATGAATCAAATGATAGTATTGATGATTTTGTAAGTGATACTTTTATTGCATCAAGAAAAATCTCTAATAAAAAAAGAATTAGAAAATTTTGTGAGTTATCAAAAGATAGTATTTTGTGGCTAAATAAATTAGGTGTTCCATTTACTAGAGATGAAAACAATAACATTGCACAAAGAAGATTTGGCGGTACATCAAAAAAAAGAACATGTTATAGTAGTGATTATACAGGACTTAAAATAATTAATACTTTGTATGATACTTGCGTTAAAAATGATATAGAGTTCTTACATGAAGAGTTTTTACTGGATATTGCAGTTGAAAATGGTGTTGCAAATGCAGTAATAACTCTAAATATAAATAAGATGAAAGTATCAAAATATCCTACATCAAATATTATATTAGCAACAGGTGGATATAGCAATATTTTCTCTTTAAATACTACAAATTCTTATCTTACAACAGCAGATGGATTAGCAATTGCATATAAAAACAAAGCAAAATTATCAAATTTAGAGTTTGTACAATTTCATCCAACTGTATTAAAAGAGACTAATATTTTAATTAGTGAAAGTGCTAGAGGTGAAGGTGGATATTTATTAGATAAAAATAGTAATAGATTTATTGATGAACTTAAAACAAGAGATGAAGTTGCAAGAGAAGTCTATAAACGCGTAGTAAAAGGTGAAGAGGTATTTCTTGATTTAAGGCATTTGGGTGAAGAAAAAATTGATGAACTTTTACCTCAAGAAAGAACAATTGCTTTAAACTTTGCAAATACAGATATATTAAATGAGCCATTAAGTATAGGCGTTGCTGCACATTATACAATGGGTGGAATATTAGTTGATGAAAATATGCAAACTACTATAAAAAATTTATATGCAATTGGTGAGTGTGCACAAGCTAGTATTCATGGTGCAAATAGACTTGGTGGAAATTCACTACTTGAAGTTATTGGTCTTTCAAGGGAAGTCGTAAAATCTTTTAATAAAGATAAAATAGTTTGTAATATTGATATAAAAAAATATCAAAAAGAGATAGATGAGTTAATGCACAAAGAGATAAAAGTGGATTTTTATAAAGTAAAAGAGCAACTAAGTCAAATTCTTTTTGAAAAAGCAAGTATTATTAAATCAAATAGCTCACTAAATGAAGTCTTAGAGTTTATCAATGAGCAAAAAAATAACTTAAAATATATGGGAATAGAAGATAAAAGTACCTACTATAATAGAAATTTAGTAGATTTTTATGAATTTAAAAATCTTTTATTAATAAGTGAACTATATATAAAAAGTGCAATTTCACGAAATGAGAGTAGAGGAAGTCACTATAAGTTAGATTATGAGTATGAAGATGAAAGTTTTGAAAAAGAGACAATAATCGAAAACCAAGATAATGATGCTTTTATATATTTTGAGGAAATAAAGTGA
- a CDS encoding succinate dehydrogenase/fumarate reductase iron-sulfur subunit, with the protein MKIKIKRFNKQKSQDFYIEEFDILNTNTLKALLEVKQNYDKSFSFRYGCKSAVCGSCAIRVNGVEKLACKVKLKENDLIEPLNNFEVIKDLVVNLDKNEHFIKKSNAFLEEFSSNVVTKNDGKLIDLQSNCISCQSCFSSCPVSSINSDFIGPTSLTKVFRYIEDKKESLSKNKLDLIQKNGIWDCTLCGNCTMVCPQGIDSRSDILKLRMKSLQNGYTDPTIQTSFNMEFNPNGF; encoded by the coding sequence GTGAAAATAAAAATCAAAAGGTTTAATAAACAAAAAAGCCAAGATTTTTATATTGAAGAGTTTGATATTTTAAATACAAATACTTTAAAAGCACTACTTGAAGTAAAACAGAACTATGATAAGTCTTTTTCTTTTAGATATGGCTGTAAAAGTGCAGTTTGTGGTTCTTGTGCTATAAGAGTTAATGGCGTAGAAAAACTTGCATGTAAAGTTAAATTAAAAGAAAATGATTTGATAGAACCTTTGAATAATTTTGAAGTGATAAAAGATTTAGTAGTAAACTTAGATAAAAATGAACATTTCATTAAAAAATCAAATGCTTTTTTAGAAGAATTTTCATCAAATGTGGTAACTAAAAATGATGGAAAATTAATTGATTTACAAAGCAATTGTATCTCTTGTCAAAGTTGTTTTAGTTCTTGTCCTGTTTCTTCAATAAATAGTGATTTTATAGGCCCTACTTCTTTAACAAAAGTATTTAGATATATAGAAGATAAAAAAGAGTCTTTATCTAAAAATAAACTTGATTTAATACAAAAAAATGGTATATGGGATTGTACTTTATGTGGTAACTGTACAATGGTTTGTCCTCAAGGAATAGATTCAAGAAGTGATATTTTAAAATTAAGAATGAAATCTTTACAAAATGGATATACAGACCCTACAATACAAACAAGCTTTAATATGGAATTTAATCCCAATGGCTTTTAA
- a CDS encoding TRAP transporter substrate-binding protein gives MQKSIKLVVLLLIIFISTTANAREYRLKMATSWGKTSSPLIDIAKEAAKLADEMSNGELKIRVDSANKHKSPFGILDMVKAGQYDIGHSASYYWKGKDINTLPFTSMPFGMTAPEQYAWFYYGGGLELMQKAYSRHKVLSFPGGNTGVQMGGWFKKEIKSLSDLKGLKMRIPGFAGEIMAKVGVLVTNVAPGELYTSLERGNIDALEWVGPSMDIKMGFHRVAKYYYTGWHEPASEMQFIVNTRTFNKLPKRLQKVLVLAFKMAAYDMYIKNYDLNAKAWKQMKKEYPDIKIKSFPKDVMVALKKANSQLREEMAVKSPILKEVFKSQEDYMKTVREWTKISNYQYIKDNL, from the coding sequence ATGCAAAAATCAATCAAACTTGTAGTTTTACTTTTAATTATATTTATTAGTACAACTGCAAATGCAAGAGAATATAGACTAAAAATGGCTACTAGCTGGGGAAAAACTTCTTCGCCTTTAATAGATATAGCAAAAGAAGCAGCAAAACTAGCCGATGAGATGTCAAATGGCGAACTAAAAATAAGAGTAGATAGTGCAAATAAACATAAATCTCCTTTTGGTATTTTAGATATGGTAAAAGCAGGGCAATATGATATTGGTCACTCTGCATCTTACTATTGGAAAGGCAAAGATATAAATACTTTACCTTTTACTTCTATGCCTTTTGGAATGACAGCACCTGAACAATATGCTTGGTTTTATTATGGTGGTGGATTAGAACTTATGCAAAAAGCATATAGTAGACATAAAGTTCTATCATTTCCAGGGGGAAATACAGGTGTTCAAATGGGAGGTTGGTTTAAAAAAGAGATAAAATCACTTTCTGATTTAAAAGGTTTAAAAATGAGAATTCCAGGTTTTGCAGGTGAAATTATGGCAAAAGTTGGTGTTCTTGTTACGAATGTTGCTCCAGGAGAGTTATATACTTCACTTGAAAGAGGAAATATAGATGCTTTAGAGTGGGTAGGGCCATCAATGGATATAAAAATGGGCTTTCATAGAGTTGCAAAGTATTACTACACAGGATGGCATGAGCCAGCATCTGAGATGCAATTTATTGTAAATACAAGAACTTTTAATAAACTTCCAAAAAGATTGCAAAAAGTATTAGTTTTAGCATTTAAAATGGCTGCATATGATATGTATATTAAAAACTATGATTTAAATGCAAAAGCTTGGAAGCAGATGAAAAAAGAGTATCCAGATATCAAAATAAAATCTTTTCCAAAAGATGTTATGGTTGCACTTAAAAAAGCAAATTCACAACTAAGAGAAGAGATGGCAGTAAAATCACCTATTTTAAAAGAGGTTTTCAAATCTCAAGAAGATTATATGAAAACAGTAAGAGAGTGGACAAAAATATCTAATTATCAATACATCAAAGATAATCTATAA
- the bluB gene encoding 5,6-dimethylbenzimidazole synthase, protein MLKFSKEELDTLDKIISSRRDIRGNNFIDKEVSNKKLKIILESALKAPSVGYSQPWHFKIVKSDKQKNKIYKNFKKSYIKSFKKFEDRPLYKKLKLEGIKESSVNVAVFYKKSHKEVLGQTYMKRSGEYSVVCAIHNMWLTARALNIGIGWVSIIKPKKIRKVLNVSNEYKLIGYLCIGYTKNFLDEPELKKVGWDKEKNLQDCILK, encoded by the coding sequence ATGTTAAAGTTTTCAAAAGAAGAGTTAGATACTTTAGATAAAATTATTAGCTCACGTAGAGATATAAGAGGTAATAACTTTATTGATAAAGAAGTATCTAATAAAAAATTAAAAATAATTCTAGAATCTGCACTAAAAGCACCTTCAGTTGGATATTCTCAGCCTTGGCATTTTAAAATTGTAAAAAGCGATAAACAGAAAAATAAGATTTATAAAAACTTCAAAAAAAGCTACATAAAAAGTTTTAAAAAGTTTGAAGATAGACCTCTTTATAAAAAGTTAAAACTTGAAGGGATTAAAGAATCTTCTGTAAATGTTGCAGTTTTTTACAAAAAGAGCCATAAAGAAGTATTAGGACAAACATATATGAAAAGAAGTGGTGAATACTCTGTTGTTTGTGCTATTCATAATATGTGGCTTACTGCAAGAGCTTTAAATATTGGAATAGGGTGGGTATCTATTATCAAACCTAAAAAGATTAGAAAAGTTTTAAATGTATCTAATGAGTATAAATTAATTGGTTATTTGTGTATAGGATATACAAAGAACTTTTTAGATGAACCTGAGTTAAAAAAAGTTGGCTGGGACAAAGAGAAAAACTTACAAGATTGTATTTTGAAATAG
- the asnB gene encoding asparagine synthase (glutamine-hydrolyzing), with amino-acid sequence MCGILGANFEVDNLKDAIKYIENRGPDFQASKTIDNNSFAHTRLSIIDLDNEANQPMIFDEILIVFNGEIYNYQELIKQHNLKCKTKSDTEVLIRLYQMYGKEFLNYLNGMFSFCIYDMKEQSFFCARDRYGKKPFFYYFKDNKFIFSSSIKSILEILKTTPKLNKVALSQYMQYFVSLGENTFYQDIKKLEASSFLILENKNLTIKKYYKINTYKKIKDEQTALKDIEELLINSVEQRLTSDVEVASLLSGGIDSSLISALYTKISGKKINTFSVGYEDYKNYSELDYALITAKHINSNHHPLVVGQKEFINCFETVLDALEEPHADSAAFPLYLLINKIKNQGIKTVLSGEGSDEIFLGYDNYAKFLKYYDFEKTLQSNQVEFLDSIISALQNNTKESEYLRRIIKKETLYNGFGEVFTSIQKKKLFKKVPTFKTEATKKDPVDWMCYTDLKVWLGQSLLSKVDKISMANSLEVRTPFLDYRLVDYMFGVDSQIKVGDTNKYLLKKIASKYIPNEIIIRTKKGFNSPFNEWIHNEYKDSILDTILEVNSQTNLFNEQYVKHIYELAKSRKFKQHLWSLYIFSRWYKKQYL; translated from the coding sequence ATGTGTGGTATTTTAGGTGCTAATTTTGAAGTTGATAATTTAAAAGATGCTATTAAATATATAGAGAATAGAGGTCCTGATTTTCAAGCAAGTAAAACTATAGACAACAATAGTTTTGCACATACAAGGCTATCTATTATTGATTTGGATAATGAAGCAAATCAACCTATGATATTTGATGAAATATTAATAGTATTTAATGGTGAAATATATAACTATCAAGAGCTTATAAAACAACACAATTTAAAGTGCAAAACAAAATCAGATACAGAAGTTTTGATAAGACTATACCAAATGTATGGAAAAGAGTTTTTAAACTATCTAAATGGTATGTTTAGCTTCTGTATTTATGATATGAAAGAACAAAGTTTCTTTTGCGCAAGGGATAGATATGGTAAAAAACCATTCTTTTACTATTTTAAAGATAATAAATTTATATTCTCTTCATCTATTAAATCTATTCTTGAAATACTAAAAACTACTCCAAAATTAAATAAAGTTGCATTATCTCAATATATGCAATATTTTGTTAGTTTAGGTGAAAACACTTTTTATCAAGATATAAAAAAGCTTGAAGCATCAAGCTTTTTAATCCTTGAAAATAAAAATCTTACTATAAAAAAATACTATAAAATAAATACATACAAAAAAATAAAAGATGAACAAACAGCACTAAAAGATATTGAAGAGCTTCTAATAAATAGTGTAGAACAAAGATTAACTTCAGATGTTGAAGTAGCCTCACTGCTAAGTGGAGGAATTGATAGTTCATTAATATCTGCACTTTATACAAAAATATCAGGTAAAAAAATAAATACTTTTAGTGTTGGCTATGAAGATTATAAAAATTATAGTGAGTTAGATTATGCTTTAATTACCGCAAAGCATATTAACTCAAATCATCACCCTTTAGTTGTAGGACAAAAAGAGTTTATTAATTGTTTTGAAACAGTTTTAGATGCACTAGAAGAGCCCCATGCAGATAGTGCTGCTTTTCCTTTATATTTATTAATAAATAAGATTAAAAATCAAGGAATAAAGACTGTTCTTAGTGGAGAAGGAAGTGATGAAATATTCTTGGGATATGATAATTATGCTAAATTTTTAAAATATTATGATTTTGAAAAAACATTACAATCAAATCAAGTCGAGTTTTTAGACTCAATTATCTCTGCTCTTCAAAATAATACAAAAGAGAGCGAATACTTAAGAAGAATTATAAAAAAAGAGACTTTATATAATGGCTTTGGAGAAGTATTTACTTCTATTCAAAAGAAAAAGCTTTTCAAAAAAGTACCAACTTTTAAAACTGAAGCTACAAAAAAAGACCCAGTTGATTGGATGTGTTATACAGATTTAAAAGTTTGGTTAGGGCAGAGTTTATTAAGTAAAGTTGATAAAATCTCTATGGCTAACTCTTTGGAAGTTAGAACACCTTTTTTAGATTATAGATTAGTTGATTATATGTTTGGTGTAGATTCACAAATAAAAGTAGGCGATACAAATAAATATTTACTAAAGAAGATTGCTTCAAAATATATTCCTAATGAGATTATAATAAGAACAAAAAAAGGTTTTAATTCACCTTTTAATGAGTGGATTCACAACGAGTATAAAGACTCTATTTTAGATACTATTTTAGAAGTAAATAGCCAAACAAATCTTTTTAATGAGCAATATGTTAAACATATATATGAATTAGCTAAATCAAGAAAATTCAAACAGCATCTTTGGTCTTTATATATATTTTCTAGATGGTACAAAAAACAATATTTATAA
- a CDS encoding AEC family transporter yields the protein METLISVIPVYFFIFLGLTLKKKFKERIDEKSYVILSFYFLQPILVFWGLTRAPIDYAFIMSPLIYLYAVFSVVIVILIISKKIFKDSKDRTIFIAVSLVGNTGNIGVPLGIALFGEQSVPYTSIINIANMFFIYIFSVYFFAKDSFTIKKSILSILKLPGLWVALFAIIINHYQVPIHKDISKILQMGAYAAIVIQLIIFGVYLSELKIKAMNWKLSLHISLVKHILLPIVGVFFVLHSDLNSYVASVVMMQFMVPLAVNNVNLAALYNCKPYDVTASVLVSTVIFSALLYFYIHLIKYFLGDF from the coding sequence ATCGAAACTTTAATTTCTGTTATTCCTGTTTATTTTTTCATTTTTCTTGGTCTTACTTTAAAAAAGAAGTTCAAAGAGAGAATCGATGAAAAAAGTTATGTAATCTTATCTTTCTATTTTTTACAACCTATTTTAGTATTTTGGGGACTTACAAGAGCACCTATTGATTATGCATTTATCATGTCACCACTTATTTATCTTTATGCTGTATTTAGTGTTGTAATTGTTATTTTAATAATTTCAAAAAAGATTTTCAAAGATTCAAAAGATAGAACTATATTTATAGCAGTATCATTAGTAGGAAACACAGGTAATATTGGTGTTCCACTTGGTATTGCACTATTTGGTGAACAATCTGTTCCTTATACAAGTATAATAAATATTGCAAATATGTTTTTTATTTATATTTTTAGTGTTTATTTCTTTGCAAAAGACTCTTTTACAATAAAAAAATCTATTTTATCAATACTAAAACTTCCTGGTCTTTGGGTTGCACTATTTGCAATAATTATAAATCATTATCAAGTTCCTATTCATAAAGACATCTCAAAAATCTTACAAATGGGTGCATATGCAGCTATTGTAATACAACTAATAATATTTGGTGTATATTTAAGTGAGCTAAAAATAAAAGCTATGAATTGGAAGTTATCTTTACATATTTCACTTGTAAAACATATATTACTTCCAATTGTAGGAGTATTTTTTGTTTTACATAGTGATTTAAATAGCTATGTTGCTTCTGTTGTAATGATGCAGTTTATGGTTCCACTTGCAGTTAATAATGTAAATTTAGCTGCTTTATATAACTGTAAACCCTATGATGTAACTGCTAGTGTATTAGTATCAACAGTGATATTTTCTGCACTATTATATTTTTATATACATCTAATAAAATATTTTCTTGGAGATTTTTAA
- a CDS encoding inorganic phosphate transporter, which yields MDFETINKMDKAAEKTLPGFAKLSLGLLFIVVVFLWSYTSHGNVPNNSFLVIGAVFGAYMAMNIGANDVANNVGPAVGSKAMTMFWAIVIAATFEALGALIAGGDVVKTIKKGIIDPALISNPDIFIWAMTAALLSAALWLNFATSVGAPVSTTHSIVGGVMGAGIAAAGFSIVSWGTMGKIAASWIISPILGGIIAASFLFFIKKKIMFQKDMITAANKFVPYLVAFMAWAFSTYLILKGVKKLIKLDFSIALTIGFIIAVITFFLVKPLIVKASSKIENNRIGINSLFTIPLIFAAALLSFAHGANDVANAIGPLAAINDAVMNAEIASKVGIPFWVMFVGAVGIAIGLALYGPKLIKTVGSEITELDQVRAYSIAMAAAVTVIIASQLGLPVSSTHIAVGGVFGVGFLREFLDSSESKMLSDIRKKFKKDKKVLEKYEEELIELEDKEKKSKSDYIRIVELYKVIEEKVEQVRIEKRDFKAKKRVKYVKRDAVKKIIAAWVITVPAAALLSASIFFMIKGIMS from the coding sequence TTGGATTTTGAAACAATCAATAAAATGGACAAAGCTGCAGAAAAAACACTTCCCGGCTTTGCTAAACTTTCATTAGGGCTACTATTTATTGTAGTTGTATTCTTATGGAGTTACACTTCACATGGTAATGTTCCAAATAATTCATTTTTAGTTATTGGTGCTGTTTTTGGTGCTTATATGGCTATGAATATTGGAGCAAATGATGTTGCAAATAATGTTGGACCAGCGGTTGGTTCAAAAGCAATGACAATGTTTTGGGCTATTGTAATAGCAGCAACATTTGAAGCACTTGGAGCTTTAATAGCAGGTGGAGATGTTGTAAAAACAATAAAAAAAGGAATTATTGACCCAGCTTTAATATCAAATCCTGATATTTTCATTTGGGCAATGACAGCTGCACTTTTATCAGCTGCACTATGGTTAAACTTTGCTACTTCTGTTGGAGCTCCAGTTTCAACAACTCACTCAATTGTTGGTGGAGTTATGGGAGCAGGAATAGCTGCTGCTGGATTTAGTATTGTTTCATGGGGAACAATGGGTAAAATCGCAGCATCATGGATAATCTCACCAATTTTAGGTGGAATAATAGCAGCATCCTTTCTGTTTTTTATTAAAAAGAAAATAATGTTTCAAAAAGATATGATAACTGCTGCAAATAAGTTTGTTCCATATTTAGTAGCTTTCATGGCTTGGGCATTCTCAACATATTTAATTTTAAAAGGTGTAAAAAAGCTTATAAAATTAGATTTCTCAATTGCTTTAACAATTGGTTTTATTATTGCTGTAATTACATTCTTTCTTGTAAAACCTTTAATTGTAAAAGCCTCTAGTAAAATAGAAAACAATAGAATTGGTATCAACTCACTATTTACTATTCCTTTAATTTTTGCTGCTGCTCTTTTATCTTTTGCTCATGGTGCAAATGATGTAGCAAATGCAATTGGACCACTTGCAGCTATTAATGATGCTGTTATGAATGCTGAAATCGCATCAAAAGTTGGTATTCCATTTTGGGTAATGTTTGTAGGAGCAGTTGGTATTGCAATTGGTCTTGCACTATATGGACCAAAACTTATTAAAACTGTTGGTTCAGAAATAACAGAACTTGATCAAGTAAGAGCATACTCTATTGCAATGGCAGCAGCAGTTACTGTTATTATTGCTAGTCAATTAGGTCTTCCTGTATCTTCAACTCATATTGCTGTTGGTGGAGTTTTTGGAGTAGGGTTCCTAAGAGAGTTTTTAGACTCTAGTGAATCAAAAATGTTAAGTGATATTAGAAAAAAATTCAAAAAAGATAAAAAAGTATTAGAAAAATACGAAGAAGAACTAATTGAACTTGAAGATAAAGAGAAAAAAAGTAAATCTGACTATATTAGAATTGTTGAACTTTATAAAGTGATTGAAGAGAAAGTTGAACAAGTTAGAATTGAAAAAAGAGATTTCAAAGCTAAAAAACGCGTAAAATATGTAAAAAGAGATGCTGTTAAAAAAATCATTGCTGCATGGGTAATTACTGTTCCTGCTGCTGCTTTATTATCTGCATCTATTTTCTTTATGATAAAAGGTATTATGTCGTAA
- a CDS encoding DEAD/DEAH box helicase, giving the protein MTFQEFNFKKNLQKSIDDAGFTEPSPIQQDAIPIILSGKDIVGQAHTGTGKTAAFGLPVLNMMKCNKEVEAVVIVPTRELAMQVSDEIFKFGKNLGINTATVYGGQSYSRQLKHISNASVLIATPGRFLDLLRDKKITINPSYVILDEADEMLDMGFLDDIKEIFTFMPEDRQTLLFSATMPNAIRQLAKTILKEPEFVTITKSEVTNSKIKQSYYVVDEYERDAALVRLYDFKNPEKSIIFCRTKKEVDRLSTFLVSLGYSAKGLHGDMEQRQREEVITAFKKGKLEILIATDVAARGLDVNDVTHVFNYHMPFDSESYVHRIGRTGRAGKEGAAISIVSPHEFKMIQKIEKTTGGKLEAKTVPDIKSVKDKKTHSLIEKIKEQKVYDSALEVVESLKEEYDISTIAFKLASMLTNSTFVKGNNNIGKSKKDIERLIANIARTGGNDRGGNRRRPRGGSRNGGGNRNGGRNRNGGGGSRNRSGQSSSSSNRRKH; this is encoded by the coding sequence GTGACTTTTCAAGAGTTCAATTTCAAAAAAAATTTACAAAAATCAATCGACGATGCTGGGTTTACAGAACCAAGCCCTATACAGCAAGATGCAATTCCTATAATTTTAAGTGGTAAAGACATTGTGGGGCAAGCTCACACAGGAACAGGGAAAACAGCAGCGTTTGGATTACCAGTATTAAATATGATGAAATGCAATAAAGAAGTGGAAGCAGTAGTTATTGTTCCTACAAGAGAACTTGCTATGCAAGTTTCTGATGAAATATTTAAATTTGGTAAAAACTTAGGTATAAACACAGCAACAGTATATGGTGGACAATCTTATAGTAGACAATTAAAACATATCTCAAATGCATCTGTATTAATAGCAACTCCAGGAAGATTTTTAGATCTTTTAAGAGATAAAAAAATTACTATTAATCCAAGCTATGTAATCTTAGATGAAGCAGATGAAATGCTAGATATGGGATTTTTAGATGATATTAAAGAAATCTTTACATTTATGCCAGAAGATAGACAAACACTTCTATTTTCAGCAACAATGCCAAATGCAATTAGACAATTAGCAAAAACAATTCTAAAAGAACCTGAGTTTGTTACAATTACAAAAAGTGAAGTTACAAACTCAAAAATCAAACAATCTTATTATGTAGTTGATGAGTATGAAAGAGATGCTGCATTAGTTAGATTATATGATTTTAAAAACCCTGAAAAATCGATAATTTTTTGTCGCACAAAAAAGGAAGTGGATAGATTATCTACATTCCTAGTATCTCTTGGATACAGTGCAAAAGGACTTCATGGTGATATGGAGCAAAGACAAAGAGAAGAAGTTATTACAGCATTTAAAAAAGGTAAATTAGAGATTCTTATTGCAACAGATGTTGCTGCACGTGGTCTTGATGTAAATGATGTTACACATGTATTTAATTACCATATGCCATTTGATTCTGAAAGCTATGTACATAGAATTGGAAGAACTGGTAGAGCAGGTAAAGAAGGTGCTGCTATATCAATAGTTTCTCCTCATGAGTTTAAAATGATTCAAAAAATCGAAAAAACTACTGGTGGAAAACTTGAAGCAAAAACAGTTCCAGATATCAAATCTGTTAAAGATAAAAAAACTCATAGTTTAATTGAAAAAATTAAAGAGCAAAAAGTTTATGATTCAGCTTTAGAAGTTGTAGAGTCTTTAAAAGAAGAGTATGATATCTCAACAATTGCATTTAAACTTGCTTCTATGCTTACAAACTCAACATTTGTTAAAGGTAATAACAATATTGGTAAATCTAAAAAAGATATTGAAAGATTAATCGCTAATATTGCAAGAACTGGTGGAAATGACAGAGGTGGAAATAGAAGAAGACCAAGAGGTGGAAGCCGAAATGGTGGCGGAAATAGAAACGGTGGAAGAAATAGAAATGGTGGTGGAGGTTCTAGAAATAGATCAGGTCAATCATCATCTTCTTCAAATAGAAGAAAACACTAA